A genomic stretch from Candidatus Edwardsbacteria bacterium includes:
- a CDS encoding class I SAM-dependent methyltransferase — MDEAAQIKKRYQSRKNSTGDRYSLFNRGNLFMLQQRERVLLKLLEKNGKRNFGGYKILEVGCGEGFWLRELMRYGAVPANLYGVDLLSERVARARDLYPNINITQGNCETLAFPDQEFDIVLQSTVFTSILSSQMKRNIAAEMLRVVRREGIILWYDFRYDNPVNPDVKGIKRSEIENLFPGCGFDLKTTTLAPPLSRRLAGFSWPLCEMLSGIGPLCTHHLAVIKPGPGQNHQGSK, encoded by the coding sequence ATGGATGAGGCGGCTCAAATAAAAAAAAGATACCAATCCCGGAAAAACTCCACCGGCGACCGGTACAGCCTGTTCAACCGGGGCAACCTGTTCATGCTGCAACAGCGGGAAAGGGTCCTGCTGAAACTTCTGGAGAAGAACGGCAAACGGAATTTCGGCGGTTATAAAATACTGGAGGTGGGCTGCGGGGAGGGATTCTGGCTGAGGGAGCTGATGAGATACGGGGCCGTCCCGGCCAATCTTTACGGGGTGGACCTTCTGTCCGAAAGGGTGGCCAGGGCCAGAGACCTGTACCCCAACATCAACATCACCCAGGGGAACTGCGAAACCCTGGCCTTTCCCGACCAGGAGTTCGACATCGTACTGCAGAGCACGGTATTCACCTCCATACTGTCGTCTCAGATGAAAAGGAACATCGCGGCCGAGATGCTCCGGGTGGTGCGCCGGGAGGGGATCATCCTGTGGTACGATTTCAGGTACGACAATCCAGTCAATCCCGACGTCAAGGGAATAAAAAGAAGCGAGATCGAAAATTTATTTCCCGGCTGTGGTTTTGATTTGAAAACCACCACCCTGGCCCCGCCCCTGTCACGCCGGCTGGCAGGATTCAGCTGGCCGCTGTGCGAAATGCTGTCCGGCATCGGGCCGCTGTGCACCCATCACCTGGCGGTGATCAAGCCCGGGCCCGGCCAGAACCACCAAGGATCGAAATGA
- a CDS encoding sugar transferase: MNRPCDIILSALAIVISLPVMVLLAVVIVLDSRGPALFMQDRIGRNGRPFKIYKFRTMVPDAENKGPLLAVKGDHRVTRAGRFLRRWSLDEIPQLFNIIKGDMAVVGPRPEIPPLVRTYSAWQKKVLEVKPGLTGFPQVMGRDELDMDRKIRLDVYYIRRRTFCFDLWILSRTISTVISGKGAF; this comes from the coding sequence ATGAATCGTCCCTGTGATATAATATTATCGGCTCTGGCAATTGTTATCTCATTGCCAGTGATGGTGTTATTGGCGGTGGTGATCGTCCTTGATTCCAGGGGGCCGGCCCTTTTCATGCAGGACCGGATAGGGCGAAACGGAAGGCCCTTCAAGATCTACAAGTTCCGCACCATGGTGCCCGATGCCGAAAACAAGGGCCCGTTGCTGGCGGTGAAGGGGGACCACAGGGTCACCCGGGCGGGCAGATTTTTGCGTCGCTGGAGCCTGGATGAGATACCGCAATTGTTCAACATCATCAAGGGGGACATGGCGGTGGTGGGCCCCCGCCCGGAGATACCGCCCCTGGTCAGGACCTACTCAGCCTGGCAGAAAAAGGTGCTGGAAGTCAAGCCGGGACTGACCGGGTTTCCCCAGGTGATGGGCCGGGATGAGCTGGATATGGACCGGAAGATCCGGCTGGATGTTTATTACATCAGAAGAAGAACCTTCTGCTTCGACCTGTGGATATTGTCCAGGACGATCAGTACGGTGATAAGCGGCAAAGGGGCATTTTGA
- a CDS encoding O-antigen ligase family protein — translation MNDKTVLVLDRITQASLVGFVGSMPVSIAFCQISLGIGWLAFLARSIATKRWLGYRTELDIPFLGFFLLSLLVSAFSLKPAESFISLKKFFLLSAVYLVAFNTGGIKRIFELVQLLAVMTALTGIFGLIMNLAGLQSRLLAVQGMAMTSGGIFMMAGILFLPLAAFYLNQPGFKRYLFPALYAITFISLVLTKTVSAWLGWVAGIVSILLFQKRYLIIALLAAATLGAGLFVFNPVSDRFMTYKKDNTWEARLTIWRIGWQLIKERPVLGTGLIDLGELYQAKRSPEDIRQHGNNRRLGHLHNNFIHIAATMGLAGLLSFLFLWWMVMGQMIGTIAKSPPEHKLLALALLAAVIGFLTNGLAEWNFGDSEVITIIWFLVGLSVAMSEIFTPKPKHNI, via the coding sequence ATGAATGATAAGACTGTCCTGGTGCTGGACCGGATAACACAGGCATCGCTAGTGGGGTTTGTCGGCTCCATGCCGGTCTCCATAGCTTTTTGCCAGATATCGCTGGGAATCGGGTGGCTGGCGTTCCTGGCCAGATCGATCGCCACCAAGAGATGGCTGGGATACCGGACGGAACTGGATATCCCCTTTCTGGGGTTCTTTTTGCTATCGCTTTTGGTCTCGGCCTTTTCCCTTAAACCGGCGGAGAGTTTTATCAGTCTGAAGAAATTCTTTCTGCTTTCGGCGGTCTATCTGGTGGCTTTCAACACTGGCGGCATCAAGAGAATATTTGAGCTGGTTCAATTGCTGGCAGTGATGACGGCATTGACCGGCATATTCGGCCTGATCATGAATCTGGCCGGACTACAGTCCAGGCTGCTGGCCGTTCAGGGGATGGCCATGACCTCCGGGGGAATATTCATGATGGCCGGAATATTGTTCTTGCCGCTGGCGGCCTTTTATTTGAACCAGCCGGGCTTCAAACGATATCTATTCCCCGCTTTGTACGCCATAACTTTTATCAGCCTGGTCCTGACCAAGACGGTCAGCGCCTGGCTGGGCTGGGTGGCCGGGATAGTATCCATTCTGCTTTTCCAAAAACGCTATCTGATCATCGCCCTGCTGGCGGCCGCAACCCTGGGCGCAGGCCTGTTCGTTTTCAATCCCGTCTCGGACAGGTTTATGACCTACAAAAAGGACAACACCTGGGAGGCCAGGCTGACCATCTGGAGGATAGGGTGGCAGCTGATAAAAGAAAGGCCGGTGCTGGGCACCGGTTTGATCGATCTGGGCGAGTTGTACCAGGCCAAGCGTTCGCCGGAGGACATCAGGCAGCACGGGAACAATCGAAGGCTGGGCCATCTGCATAATAATTTCATCCACATCGCGGCCACCATGGGGCTGGCGGGACTGCTGTCGTTCCTCTTTTTATGGTGGATGGTGATGGGACAGATGATCGGCACCATAGCGAAATCACCGCCGGAACATAAATTGCTGGCCCTGGCCCTGCTGGCGGCGGTCATCGGATTTCTGACCAACGGCCTGGCAGAGTGGAATTTCGGCGATTCGGAGGTCATCACCATAATCTGGTTTCTGGTGGGCCTCTCGGTTGCGATGAGCGAAATATTTACACCAAAACCAAAACACAATATTTAA